Proteins from one Thermococcus bergensis genomic window:
- the iorA gene encoding indolepyruvate ferredoxin oxidoreductase subunit alpha — protein sequence MAKVSDIVLWDKPGEKVLLLGNQAIARGALEANIAVYAAYPGTPSSELTDTMAAVAEKAGVYMEYSTNEKVAFETALAAAWSGLRAMTAMKHVGLNVAADTFMSAVGMGVEGGFVIMVADDPSMWSSQNEQDTRVYAKFANVPVLEPADPHEAKEMTKYAFELSEKFKHFVILRTTTRTSHARGDVVLGELPEEIKQGKRKFGKFKKDPSRFVDVPANARNFHPIILEKIEKIREELNNCPFNWIEGKEDAKVGIIAPGLSYAYVKEALAWLGVDNVKILKLGTPFPVPYGLLEKFLEGLEKVLIVEELEPVVEEQVKTWAYDKGITIPIHGKDLVPRIYEMTTRRAVTAIAKFLGVETPINFEELDAKYEKVKPLLPPRPPSLCPACPHRNSFYAIKKATKGKAIYPSDIGCYTLGLLPPLQAVDTTVAMGASIGIAHGLSIAQNGSLSEEQKSPEKQVIVATIGDSTFYHTGLPALANAIYNRSNVLVVVLDNLVTAMTGDQPNPSTGQTPHGMGKRIPIEDVAKAMGADFVAVVDPYDIKTTYETMKKALEVEGVSVVVARQPCALYKVGQMRRRGMTWPIYQVNEEKCTGCRVCINAYGCPAIYWDEEKRQARVEPTMCWGCGGCAQVCPFGAFEPVKEGAE from the coding sequence ATGGCTAAAGTTAGTGATATCGTCCTATGGGACAAACCTGGAGAAAAAGTTCTGCTTTTAGGAAACCAGGCAATAGCTAGAGGAGCTTTAGAAGCAAATATTGCGGTCTATGCCGCCTATCCCGGAACCCCAAGCTCTGAACTTACCGATACAATGGCTGCCGTAGCAGAGAAGGCAGGCGTTTACATGGAGTACTCCACAAACGAAAAGGTAGCCTTTGAGACCGCTCTAGCAGCAGCCTGGAGCGGACTCAGAGCAATGACCGCAATGAAGCATGTTGGTTTAAACGTTGCCGCCGACACATTCATGAGCGCCGTCGGAATGGGTGTCGAAGGCGGGTTCGTCATAATGGTGGCAGACGACCCAAGCATGTGGTCTTCTCAGAACGAGCAGGATACGAGGGTTTACGCCAAGTTTGCAAACGTTCCTGTTCTTGAGCCAGCCGATCCTCACGAGGCAAAGGAGATGACAAAATATGCTTTCGAGCTCAGTGAGAAGTTCAAGCACTTTGTAATCTTAAGGACAACAACAAGGACATCACACGCAAGGGGAGACGTAGTCTTAGGAGAACTTCCAGAGGAGATAAAACAAGGAAAGAGGAAGTTTGGAAAATTCAAGAAAGACCCAAGCAGATTTGTTGACGTTCCAGCCAACGCAAGAAACTTCCACCCGATAATCCTTGAGAAAATTGAGAAAATTAGGGAAGAGCTCAACAACTGCCCATTCAACTGGATAGAGGGCAAAGAAGACGCCAAGGTAGGTATAATCGCCCCAGGCTTGAGCTACGCCTATGTGAAAGAAGCCCTCGCCTGGCTTGGCGTTGATAACGTCAAGATCCTCAAACTCGGAACACCATTCCCGGTTCCCTACGGGCTATTAGAGAAGTTCTTGGAAGGGCTTGAGAAGGTTCTCATCGTAGAGGAGCTCGAGCCAGTCGTTGAGGAGCAGGTAAAAACATGGGCCTATGACAAAGGAATTACAATTCCAATCCACGGCAAAGACCTCGTGCCAAGGATTTATGAGATGACAACGAGGAGAGCAGTAACTGCCATAGCGAAGTTCCTTGGAGTTGAAACGCCAATAAACTTTGAAGAGCTCGACGCAAAGTACGAGAAAGTTAAGCCCCTCCTACCGCCAAGACCTCCCTCACTGTGCCCAGCCTGCCCGCACAGAAACAGCTTCTACGCAATAAAGAAGGCAACAAAGGGCAAGGCAATCTACCCCAGCGACATAGGGTGCTACACTTTAGGACTGCTCCCACCGCTTCAAGCGGTTGATACCACTGTTGCCATGGGAGCTTCAATTGGAATTGCCCACGGATTGAGCATAGCCCAGAACGGAAGCCTCAGCGAAGAGCAGAAGAGCCCAGAGAAGCAAGTGATAGTTGCCACAATCGGTGATTCAACGTTCTACCACACTGGACTCCCCGCTCTGGCAAACGCAATCTACAACCGCTCGAACGTGCTGGTAGTCGTTCTTGATAACCTCGTTACCGCTATGACCGGTGATCAGCCAAATCCAAGCACCGGACAGACCCCACATGGTATGGGCAAGAGGATACCCATTGAGGATGTTGCAAAAGCCATGGGAGCTGACTTTGTGGCAGTGGTTGACCCCTATGACATAAAGACAACATACGAGACCATGAAGAAAGCCCTAGAAGTTGAGGGTGTTAGCGTTGTGGTGGCAAGACAACCATGTGCTCTCTACAAAGTGGGACAAATGAGAAGAAGAGGAATGACGTGGCCAATCTACCAAGTCAATGAGGAGAAGTGTACAGGATGTAGGGTATGTATCAACGCCTACGGCTGTCCAGCGATTTACTGGGACGAGGAGAAGAGACAGGCAAGAGTTGAGCCAACAATGTGCTGGGGATGTGGAGGTTGTGCCCAAGTATGTCCATTCGGAGCTTTTGAGCCTGTAAAGGAGGGAGCAGAATGA
- a CDS encoding indolepyruvate oxidoreductase subunit beta, with translation MREYNIVITGVGGQGVLTAANILGWAALRAGYKVRLGEVHGMSQRFGSVISYVRFGEDVYGSMVPEGKADVMLSFEPVEALRYINYLKEGGMAVINTKPIVPVQVSMGMAKYPSLDEIRRIFEEDFKAKWIGFNAEELAEKAGHVVTTNTVLIGALTQIPEFPLDAEHVREVIKISVPPKAVDVNMKAFDLGIQAAKDILGL, from the coding sequence ATGAGGGAGTATAACATAGTCATCACTGGAGTAGGCGGCCAGGGAGTTTTGACCGCGGCAAACATCCTTGGATGGGCCGCCTTAAGGGCTGGATACAAGGTGAGGTTGGGAGAAGTCCACGGGATGAGCCAGAGATTTGGAAGCGTTATTTCCTACGTGCGCTTTGGAGAGGATGTTTACGGGTCAATGGTACCTGAAGGTAAGGCCGATGTTATGTTGTCTTTTGAGCCAGTTGAAGCTTTAAGATACATAAACTACCTAAAAGAGGGTGGAATGGCCGTTATAAACACAAAACCAATTGTTCCAGTACAGGTTTCAATGGGAATGGCTAAGTACCCAAGCCTGGACGAGATAAGGAGAATTTTCGAGGAGGACTTCAAGGCGAAGTGGATTGGCTTTAACGCAGAAGAGCTTGCCGAAAAAGCGGGACACGTGGTTACCACCAACACAGTCCTCATTGGAGCACTAACACAAATTCCAGAGTTCCCACTCGATGCAGAGCACGTTAGGGAAGTCATAAAGATAAGTGTTCCACCAAAAGCTGTGGACGTGAACATGAAGGCCTTCGACCTCGGAATACAAGCCGCAAAAGATATTTTAGGGCTTTAA
- a CDS encoding M42 family metallopeptidase yields MLVEMLKEITQLPGISGYEERIREKAIEWIEDYADYKVDAIGNLIVELGEGEEKAIFMAHMDEIGLMITGITNDGKLKFRKIGGIDDRLLLGRHVKVITEKGELDGVIGVTPVHLNLERKFDTIPWHSLEIDIGAESKEEAEEMGVKVLDFAVFKKHFSILNNKYIATRSLDDRFGVVALVEAIKDLVDHDLDGKYIFAFTVQEEIGLKGAKFLANSYSPKYAIAVDSFACCSFLTGDVRLGKGAVIRAVDNAAIYTPSLARKALEIAKKNNIPVQIGVTGGGTDASAFEFKSQTLALSAPIRYLHSETEMLHLDDLKALIKLIEALVFELE; encoded by the coding sequence ATGCTAGTTGAGATGCTCAAAGAGATAACCCAACTTCCCGGTATTTCCGGATATGAAGAGAGAATACGGGAAAAGGCCATAGAATGGATCGAAGACTATGCCGACTATAAGGTCGATGCAATTGGGAACCTCATCGTGGAGCTCGGAGAGGGTGAGGAGAAAGCTATTTTCATGGCACACATGGACGAAATCGGACTTATGATAACCGGGATAACAAACGACGGAAAGCTAAAGTTCAGAAAAATAGGGGGAATAGACGACAGACTGCTTCTGGGGAGGCATGTAAAAGTAATAACCGAAAAGGGGGAGCTGGACGGAGTTATAGGGGTCACTCCCGTTCATCTAAACCTCGAGAGAAAGTTCGACACAATTCCCTGGCACAGCCTCGAAATAGATATCGGCGCAGAGTCAAAGGAAGAGGCCGAGGAAATGGGAGTAAAGGTTCTGGACTTTGCTGTATTTAAAAAGCACTTCAGCATCTTAAACAACAAATATATCGCAACGCGCTCCCTGGATGACAGATTTGGTGTTGTTGCTCTTGTTGAGGCCATAAAAGACCTCGTTGACCACGATCTAGATGGAAAGTACATTTTCGCTTTTACAGTTCAAGAAGAAATAGGACTCAAGGGGGCCAAGTTTTTGGCAAACAGCTATTCACCAAAATACGCAATTGCTGTAGACTCCTTTGCATGCTGTTCTTTCCTTACGGGAGATGTAAGGCTCGGAAAAGGCGCTGTAATAAGGGCCGTTGACAACGCAGCAATTTATACGCCCTCCCTTGCAAGGAAGGCTCTCGAAATAGCAAAGAAGAACAACATCCCGGTGCAGATTGGAGTTACTGGTGGAGGAACCGACGCATCAGCTTTTGAGTTCAAGAGCCAAACCCTAGCTTTAAGCGCCCCCATAAGATACCTCCACAGTGAAACGGAGATGCTCCACTTGGATGATCTCAAAGCTCTGATAAAGCTAATAGAAGCCCTTGTGTTTGAACTTGAGTAG
- a CDS encoding IS982 family transposase (programmed frameshift), translating into MVVMNFQQEILIIKSEIYPIISKHYPKNTHREIISLYDLITFAILAHLHFNGVYKHAYRVLIEEMKLFPKIRYNKLTERLNRHEKLLLLAQEELFKKHAREYVRILDSKPIQTKELARKNRKDKEGSSEVISEKPAVGFVPSKKKFYYGYKLTCYSDGNLLALLSVDPANKHDVSVVREKFWVIVEEFSGCFLFLDKGYVSRELQEEFLKFGVVYTPVKRENQVSNLEEKKFYKYLSDFRRRIETLFSKFSEFLLRPSRSVSLRGLAVRILGAILAVNLDRLYNFTGGGN; encoded by the exons GTGGTTGTTATGAACTTTCAGCAGGAAATCCTGATCATAAAATCCGAAATCTATCCGATAATCAGCAAACACTACCCGAAAAACACTCACAGGGAAATAATCAGCCTCTACGACCTAATAACCTTCGCAATACTAGCACACTTGCACTTTAACGGAGTTTACAAGCACGCTTACAGAGTCCTAATCGAAGAAATGAAGCTGTTCCCCAAAATCAGGTACAACAAACTAACAGAACGCTTGAACAGGCACGAAAAACTCCTGCTCCTAGCGCAGGAAGAATTATTCAAAAAACACGCCAGAGAATACGTTAGAATACTGGACTCAAAGCCCATTCAGACCAAGGAGTTGGCCAGAAAAAACAGGAAGGATAAGGAGGGTTCTTCAGAAGTCATCTCTGAAAAGCCCGCAGTTGGGTTTGTTCCCTCTA AAAAAAAGTTTTACTATGGGTACAAGCTGACCTGTTACTCTGATGGAAATTTGCTGGCTTTGCTGTCCGTTGATCCGGCGAATAAGCATGATGTGAGTGTTGTCAGGGAAAAGTTCTGGGTGATTGTTGAGGAGTTTTCTGGCTGTTTTCTGTTTTTGGATAAGGGTTACGTTAGTAGAGAACTTCAGGAGGAATTCCTGAAGTTTGGCGTTGTTTACACGCCGGTGAAGCGGGAGAATCAGGTTAGTAATCTGGAGGAGAAGAAGTTTTACAAGTACTTGTCTGACTTTCGCAGGAGGATTGAGACTTTGTTTTCGAAGTTTTCTGAGTTTCTTCTGAGGCCGAGCAGGAGTGTTAGTTTGAGGGGGTTAGCTGTCAGGATTTTAGGGGCGATTCTGGCCGTGAATCTGGACAGATTATACAACTTCACAGGTGGTGGGAACTAG
- a CDS encoding sulfite exporter TauE/SafE family protein has protein sequence MINYFLYFILGAAIGAIAGLFGVGGGFLIVPALTLTGLPIHTAIGTSLACIAISSFASAYTHIKNGKVLFKVVAAKEIFSIPAALIGAHMTASLPESFLRRAFSILLFYLAYKMATTPSKPHYDENLRINYRNIPIVGVLSGFLSGLLGISGGILNVPLFHVLVGIPVRYAIGTSSVALFFTALAGTYGHFKAGNVGIETALLLAPGLIIGAYLGARSAHNLHPERLKRWFAIILILIGVKMLI, from the coding sequence ATGATTAATTATTTCCTCTATTTCATCCTTGGGGCTGCAATAGGAGCAATAGCAGGGCTTTTTGGGGTAGGTGGAGGTTTCCTTATAGTCCCGGCACTTACTCTTACAGGATTACCTATTCACACTGCAATCGGAACAAGCCTCGCATGCATAGCAATTAGCTCTTTTGCCTCCGCTTATACTCACATTAAAAATGGAAAAGTTCTTTTTAAAGTGGTGGCAGCTAAAGAAATATTTTCAATACCTGCTGCATTAATAGGAGCCCACATGACGGCATCTTTACCGGAATCTTTCCTACGAAGGGCATTCTCAATACTGCTGTTTTATCTGGCATACAAAATGGCCACAACTCCCTCAAAACCACATTACGATGAAAACCTCAGAATAAACTACAGGAATATCCCCATAGTAGGAGTGCTTTCGGGATTTTTGTCTGGTCTGCTTGGAATAAGCGGAGGGATTCTGAACGTCCCCTTATTCCATGTTCTTGTCGGCATACCGGTTAGATACGCAATCGGAACATCTAGCGTGGCACTCTTTTTCACAGCCCTGGCTGGAACTTATGGACATTTCAAAGCGGGAAATGTGGGCATTGAAACCGCACTTCTCTTGGCTCCGGGATTAATAATAGGGGCGTATCTGGGGGCAAGAAGCGCTCACAACTTACATCCAGAAAGGTTAAAGCGCTGGTTCGCCATTATACTCATTTTGATCGGGGTTAAAATGTTGATTTAG
- the metG gene encoding methionine--tRNA ligase yields MRFTVTSALPYANGPIHAGHLAGAYLPADIFVRYLRLKGEDVIFICGTDEHGTPITFRALKEGKSPREIVDYYHEHIKTTFERAKISFDYFGRTELPVHYRISQEFFLKALENGHLVKKVEKQAYCEHDKMFLPDRYVIGTCPYCGAEDQRGDQCEVCGHPLTPEKLVNPRCNICGSPITFKDSAHYYIKMQDFQEKLKEWVLNQKHWKPNVRNMVLGWINEGLEERAITRDLSWGIPVPLEDEDIKGKVLYVWFEAPIGYISITIEYFKRLGKEEEWKKYWLSGYDGETKIVHFIGKDNVPFHAIFWPAFLMAYGKYKDEKGKFDWLLPYDIPANEYLNLEGRKFSTSRNWAIWVHEFLDAFPADYLRYYLTSILPETRDSDFSFEDFKKKINEELVNNLGNFVHRALTFVNRYFDGKVPEAGELDELDKKAFEEIEKAFAEVGELISKYQFKEALKRVMALAIFGNQYFDYQKPWKTAKSDRVRTGTTVNVSLQIVKALGILLEPFLPDASERIWHLLNLEEVKKWKFEPLKPGHKVRRAEILFRKVEDADIIAYIVNYIGRGNPESARILLDKYYKMEDVVKVAKERLGDEAEVILRKIYGENVKTKTPEKKQKGGKDMSYVKFDDFAKIDIRIGKIISVEDHPNADKLYVVKVDIGDEVRQLVAGLKAYYKKEELLNKYVAVITNLEPKKLRGVESQGMLLAADDGENVALLTPEKEVKLGAKVR; encoded by the coding sequence ATGAGGTTCACTGTAACATCTGCACTGCCTTACGCTAACGGGCCCATACATGCAGGGCATCTGGCTGGAGCCTACCTTCCAGCGGACATATTCGTGCGTTATTTGAGGCTAAAAGGAGAGGACGTTATTTTCATATGCGGAACCGACGAACATGGCACTCCAATAACTTTCAGAGCATTGAAGGAGGGCAAGAGCCCGAGGGAGATTGTGGACTACTACCACGAACACATCAAAACGACATTTGAACGGGCAAAGATAAGCTTTGATTATTTTGGGAGAACTGAACTTCCCGTCCACTACAGGATAAGTCAGGAGTTCTTCTTAAAAGCCCTTGAGAACGGGCACCTTGTTAAAAAAGTTGAAAAGCAGGCTTACTGTGAGCACGACAAAATGTTCCTTCCCGATAGATACGTTATTGGCACATGCCCCTATTGTGGCGCAGAAGACCAGAGGGGCGACCAGTGTGAGGTCTGCGGTCACCCGCTAACCCCGGAGAAGCTTGTAAACCCAAGGTGTAATATATGTGGAAGCCCAATCACATTCAAGGACTCTGCCCACTACTACATAAAAATGCAGGACTTTCAGGAGAAGCTTAAGGAGTGGGTTTTAAACCAGAAGCACTGGAAGCCAAACGTCAGGAATATGGTTTTGGGGTGGATTAACGAGGGATTGGAAGAGAGGGCAATAACCAGAGACCTCAGCTGGGGAATTCCCGTGCCCCTGGAAGATGAGGACATCAAAGGAAAAGTGCTCTACGTTTGGTTTGAAGCTCCTATAGGATATATCTCTATAACGATTGAGTACTTTAAGAGGCTTGGAAAGGAGGAAGAATGGAAGAAATACTGGCTTAGTGGATACGACGGCGAGACGAAGATTGTGCACTTCATCGGAAAGGACAACGTTCCCTTCCATGCCATATTCTGGCCGGCTTTCCTAATGGCTTATGGCAAGTACAAGGATGAAAAAGGCAAATTTGACTGGCTTCTGCCCTATGACATCCCTGCAAATGAATACCTAAACCTCGAAGGCAGAAAGTTCTCAACAAGCAGAAACTGGGCTATATGGGTACATGAGTTCCTCGATGCATTTCCCGCAGACTACTTGAGGTATTATCTGACATCCATACTGCCAGAAACAAGGGATAGCGACTTCAGCTTTGAGGACTTCAAGAAGAAAATCAATGAGGAGCTTGTAAACAACCTTGGAAACTTCGTGCACAGAGCGCTGACCTTCGTTAACAGGTACTTCGATGGAAAGGTTCCAGAAGCTGGGGAGCTTGATGAGCTCGATAAGAAGGCATTCGAGGAGATAGAAAAAGCTTTTGCTGAAGTTGGCGAGTTAATATCAAAGTACCAGTTCAAAGAAGCCCTCAAGAGGGTTATGGCTCTTGCAATCTTCGGCAACCAGTACTTTGACTACCAGAAGCCCTGGAAGACGGCTAAGAGCGATAGAGTTAGAACCGGAACGACTGTAAACGTCTCTCTCCAAATCGTCAAAGCTCTGGGCATCCTCCTTGAACCGTTCCTCCCGGACGCAAGTGAAAGGATATGGCACCTCTTAAACCTTGAAGAAGTCAAGAAATGGAAGTTTGAACCGCTTAAACCGGGACACAAAGTTAGAAGGGCTGAAATACTCTTTAGAAAAGTGGAGGATGCTGATATAATAGCCTACATAGTGAACTACATCGGCAGGGGCAATCCGGAGAGTGCAAGGATTTTGCTTGATAAGTATTACAAAATGGAAGATGTTGTTAAGGTAGCTAAAGAAAGGCTCGGGGATGAAGCCGAGGTAATTTTGAGGAAAATTTATGGTGAAAATGTTAAAACAAAAACACCGGAGAAAAAACAAAAAGGAGGGAAAGACATGAGCTATGTGAAGTTTGATGACTTCGCCAAGATTGATATAAGAATTGGAAAGATAATCAGCGTCGAAGACCACCCGAACGCTGATAAGCTCTACGTTGTTAAGGTCGACATTGGGGACGAAGTCAGGCAGCTTGTAGCTGGCTTAAAGGCATACTACAAGAAAGAGGAGCTCCTCAACAAGTATGTGGCTGTTATCACCAACTTAGAACCAAAGAAGCTTAGAGGCGTTGAAAGCCAGGGAATGCTTCTGGCAGCGGATGATGGAGAAAACGTTGCCCTTCTAACACCGGAAAAAGAAGTGAAATTGGGAGCAAAGGTTCGTTAG
- a CDS encoding TATA-box-binding protein yields MVDMSNVELKIENIVASVDLFAPLDLEKVIEICPHSKYNPEEFPGIICRFDEPKVALLVFSSGKLVVTGAKSVEDIKAAVSKLVEMLSKIGTKFTREPEIDIQNMVFSGDLKMEFNLDAVALVLPNCEYEPEQFPGVIYRVKDPKAVILLFSSGKIVCSGAKSEQDAWEAVRKLLHELEKYGLIEEEF; encoded by the coding sequence TTGGTTGATATGAGCAATGTTGAACTTAAGATAGAAAATATAGTAGCCTCTGTGGATCTTTTTGCTCCTCTTGATCTCGAAAAAGTGATAGAAATTTGTCCGCACTCAAAATACAACCCGGAGGAGTTCCCAGGGATAATATGCCGCTTTGATGAACCAAAAGTTGCCCTTCTTGTATTCAGCTCCGGCAAGCTCGTGGTCACCGGTGCAAAGAGTGTTGAAGACATAAAGGCTGCGGTTTCAAAGCTTGTTGAAATGCTCTCAAAGATCGGGACTAAGTTCACCAGAGAGCCTGAGATAGATATCCAAAATATGGTGTTTAGTGGAGACCTTAAGATGGAGTTTAATCTCGATGCTGTTGCTCTTGTCCTGCCCAACTGTGAATATGAGCCTGAGCAGTTCCCCGGTGTCATCTATCGTGTTAAAGACCCAAAGGCTGTTATCCTTCTCTTCAGCTCAGGAAAAATCGTGTGCAGTGGGGCAAAGAGCGAACAAGATGCGTGGGAAGCTGTTAGAAAGCTCCTCCACGAGCTTGAAAAGTACGGCCTCATTGAAGAAGAGTTTTAA
- a CDS encoding sulfite exporter TauE/SafE family protein yields the protein MLKYLGYFGVGIFIGILAALFGLGGGFLIVPTLNLLGVEIHHAIGTSSAAVVFTSLSSAIAYHRQRRIHYKAGLLLASTAVIGAYIGAWMTSFISASQLKVIFGAVLFLVAIRLYRKKSKEPHEVDLSQIKLDYKVVPLGGFVAGIASGLLGIGGGAINVPFLTYMGLPIHYAVATSSFAIVFTATSGALKHYMLGNVEVEWLLLLVPGLIVGAQLGARIAKRTKASNLTKAFAVVMAFLAIRMILKGLGYPIP from the coding sequence TTGCTTAAATACCTAGGGTATTTTGGTGTTGGGATTTTTATAGGCATACTGGCAGCCCTCTTCGGCTTAGGGGGAGGGTTTTTGATTGTACCCACTCTAAACCTTCTGGGGGTCGAAATTCACCACGCGATTGGGACTTCAAGCGCTGCGGTTGTTTTCACTTCTCTAAGCTCCGCCATAGCGTACCACAGGCAGAGGAGAATACACTACAAAGCGGGCCTTCTCCTGGCAAGCACTGCCGTGATAGGAGCTTATATAGGAGCATGGATGACGAGCTTTATAAGCGCAAGCCAGTTAAAGGTCATCTTTGGTGCAGTCCTATTCCTCGTGGCAATAAGACTTTACCGCAAAAAGAGCAAAGAGCCACACGAAGTAGATTTGAGCCAGATAAAGCTCGATTACAAAGTAGTACCTCTCGGCGGGTTCGTAGCCGGAATAGCCAGCGGTCTGCTTGGTATAGGTGGCGGAGCGATAAACGTTCCGTTCCTAACTTATATGGGATTACCAATACACTATGCAGTGGCAACTTCGAGCTTTGCCATAGTTTTCACAGCAACAAGCGGGGCTTTGAAGCACTACATGCTGGGAAACGTTGAAGTGGAATGGTTGCTCCTCCTTGTTCCGGGACTAATAGTTGGAGCCCAGTTGGGAGCAAGAATAGCAAAAAGAACCAAAGCGAGCAACCTGACAAAGGCTTTCGCTGTTGTGATGGCGTTCCTAGCCATCAGGATGATCCTCAAAGGACTCGGCTACCCAATTCCCTGA